DNA from Pelobacter propionicus DSM 2379:
CCAGCGCCAGATTGCCGAACATGGCGATCAGGCAGGTGGGCCAGACCAGGGCATTGTACAGGGGGAGTTCCAGCTGGGGCGCCAGGCCAAGACGAACCAGGATGTTGGGCAGAACAGCAATGGCAACCACCGTCAGCAGGGTGGGGGCCAGGTTGAAGGAGAGTCCGGTGAATACGGATATCATGAACCAGAACATGAAGCCGGATACGCCGTAGACCAGCCCCCCCTCGAGCAGGGTCAGGTGGTAGAGGAAGAGGGTCTCCATTGACAGGACAATCAGCGCCAGCAGCCAGGGGAGAACGGCGCGACGCACACCTGCTGCCAGAGCGATGGGGTAGAGTATCTCGATCACGCCCAGGAGTATCCTGGTCGGCAGCGCATCCATGGCGTGCGGGGGATCAATCGTCCAGTCCCATACCCAGAGGCCGATGATGAGAAAGAACGTGGCTATGGTGACGCTGATGACCACGCCCCGTGAGTCGTTGAACTTGAAGTCCAGATAGGACTCCTCAGTGGCAGTATCGAACCGATCGTCAACACCGATTTGCTGCAGTATGGACTTCAGCTTGCGTAACAAAGATGCTACCTCTCGAAACCGTTTATGGGCCAGGATTAGTCCTTCCGGATATATTTCTTGACCGTTCGGCGGTCAAGGTTCGTGATTCGCGCCACCTCTTCGTAGGTGCCGTGACGTTGGTAGAGCACGCTACAGTAGCCTGCCAACAGCGATTCGGCGTCCAGTGATTCGCTCCTGATGGCATCAAGAAGATTGTTGTCGTCATTCTCCTGATTCGGCGGGGTTCTGTCACCCCTGTAATGGCGGGTAATGATGATTCTACGCACCGCCTGTTCCAGCTCCCGCACGTTGCCCGGCCAGGCATAGTCACTTCCCACATCCCGCCTGATGATGTCGTATACCAGACAGGTGTATTCCCTGGCTTTTTCACCGACCATGCGGACCAGAATCCTGCTGATCAGCACTTCCAGTTCGCGGGATTCCTTCCTGATCCTCTCCCTGAGCGAGGGAACCGTTACGATGTCGGAACAGAGGCGGTAGTAGAAATCGTTGCGGAACTGCCCCTTGGCACGCATCTCGTCCAGCGGTCGGTTGGTTGCCGCGATCACCCGCCCTTGGAAGCGTCGTCGTTCGTGACTTCCCACCGGTGCGAATGTTCGTTCCTGCAATACCTGCAGGAGCTTGATCTGCACCGGGATGGATACATCGCCGATTTCATCCAGAAAAATGGAGCCGTGGGGAGAACAGCGGTCGAAGACCCCCTCGTGATGTTCGATGGCGCCGGTAAAGGCGCCTTTTTTGTGACCGAAGAGTTCCGACTCCAGCAGGGATTCAGGATACTGTGACAGGTTGATGGCAATAAAGGAGCGGGTAAAGCTCTCGCTGAAGCACCCCTTGCGTTCATTGAAGGGGATGAAGCCGGAGCGTCCGATGGCTGCAGCCGCGGCCCCCTTGCCGGTGCCGGTTTCGCCCAGCAGCAGGGTCGAGAAATCTTCCATCCGGTCCCAGAGATACTCTTCGTACCAGGTGATGTTGCAGGTGAAGATATTGTTCCAGAGTTGCAGGCGCAGGTTCTGCATGGCCGGGGAGGGGCCGGTCAGCCCGCTTTCGATAAAGTAGAAGGCTCTCCGGATCTGGTAGAAGATGGCCAGAAAGCGTTGCGCGGCAGCACTGTTCAAGCCGATGTTGGCAAGGGCGGAAAGGATTGTTGACGCGAAGGGGACCGGGATGGGGGTGTCCCCTGCCGTAAGCTGTTTCAGGATAAAGGCGTCAAAGGGTTGCCGGT
Protein-coding regions in this window:
- a CDS encoding GGDEF domain-containing protein, whose protein sequence is MLRKLKSILQQIGVDDRFDTATEESYLDFKFNDSRGVVISVTIATFFLIIGLWVWDWTIDPPHAMDALPTRILLGVIEILYPIALAAGVRRAVLPWLLALIVLSMETLFLYHLTLLEGGLVYGVSGFMFWFMISVFTGLSFNLAPTLLTVVAIAVLPNILVRLGLAPQLELPLYNALVWPTCLIAMFGNLALDRLYRRLFRYRRSIEHTARIDTLTGIANRFHFSEAAPVLLELCRRHEHPISAFMVDIDHFKQINDRYGHPEGDEVIRLVADSMRTKLRNTDLLARYGGEEFVVILPETPPHAAVGVAESVRRTIAEKALALGAGRSIRITISIGVAGYDLLPDDIGLEELLKQADTRLYEAKEGGRNRVVAALRAPLP
- a CDS encoding sigma 54-interacting transcriptional regulator; its protein translation is MNEIKSLSAPDREFFRNVSQAAFTNPFSQSRIEVDRRIADAPPSMSWDDTVEQAVARVSERLRMLKLRGSTDLSGYSQSDRELLRTAMLFDLYHQYRQPFDAFILKQLTAGDTPIPVPFASTILSALANIGLNSAAAQRFLAIFYQIRRAFYFIESGLTGPSPAMQNLRLQLWNNIFTCNITWYEEYLWDRMEDFSTLLLGETGTGKGAAAAAIGRSGFIPFNERKGCFSESFTRSFIAINLSQYPESLLESELFGHKKGAFTGAIEHHEGVFDRCSPHGSIFLDEIGDVSIPVQIKLLQVLQERTFAPVGSHERRRFQGRVIAATNRPLDEMRAKGQFRNDFYYRLCSDIVTVPSLRERIRKESRELEVLISRILVRMVGEKAREYTCLVYDIIRRDVGSDYAWPGNVRELEQAVRRIIITRHYRGDRTPPNQENDDNNLLDAIRSESLDAESLLAGYCSVLYQRHGTYEEVARITNLDRRTVKKYIRKD